Proteins encoded together in one Pseudomonadota bacterium window:
- a CDS encoding DMT family transporter, protein MAAPPATLHRHAPAQAIVLWCFAALLFTSQGAILKWLSDHYHFSEILFFRSVVVVAVLTIFLVRGPGLGAPFRTRQAKLHVARFLCFFVALTCFIEAVKQISLSDAIAVTFAAPLMMTALAVPLLGERIGPRRWTAVIVGLGGVLVIGNPSTGIFEVAALWALGSALGYALAIIVTRKLTGTDPTVVIVWTLNALYLVTMPFFIPFTWVVPTWPHLALMAVGGLVVLVAQLVAVHACRLAPPQVLAPFDYTAMIWAILLDLIIWHVLPSLTVIGGAAILIACGIYILYREAKVSRSKAHDTTGGS, encoded by the coding sequence ATGGCGGCGCCTCCGGCCACGCTGCATCGCCATGCACCGGCCCAGGCAATTGTGCTGTGGTGTTTCGCCGCGCTTCTGTTCACCAGCCAGGGCGCCATCTTGAAGTGGCTGTCGGATCACTACCACTTCTCGGAGATCCTGTTCTTCCGATCAGTCGTGGTCGTCGCCGTCTTGACGATCTTCCTGGTTCGCGGCCCAGGCCTCGGCGCGCCGTTTCGCACCCGCCAGGCCAAACTCCATGTCGCGCGCTTCCTGTGCTTCTTTGTGGCGCTGACCTGCTTCATCGAAGCGGTCAAACAGATCTCGTTGAGCGATGCCATCGCCGTCACTTTCGCCGCACCGCTTATGATGACGGCGCTCGCCGTGCCGCTCCTGGGCGAACGCATCGGACCACGCCGTTGGACCGCCGTCATCGTCGGCCTGGGCGGCGTGCTGGTAATCGGCAACCCCTCCACCGGGATTTTCGAGGTCGCCGCGCTCTGGGCGCTGGGCTCGGCACTCGGCTACGCGCTCGCGATCATCGTGACTCGCAAGCTGACCGGCACCGATCCAACCGTGGTGATCGTCTGGACGCTGAACGCCCTTTACCTCGTCACCATGCCGTTCTTCATACCTTTCACCTGGGTCGTACCGACCTGGCCCCATCTCGCCCTTATGGCCGTTGGCGGCCTCGTCGTTCTGGTCGCGCAGCTGGTCGCGGTTCATGCCTGCCGGCTGGCGCCACCCCAGGTGCTGGCGCCCTTCGATTACACCGCGATGATCTGGGCCATTCTGCTGGACCTGATCATTTGGCACGTGCTGCCGTCGCTCACCGTCATCGGCGGCGCGGCGATCCTGATCGCATGCGGCATCTATATCCTCTATCGCGAGGCAAAGGTCTCGCGATCCAAGGCGCATGACACGACGGGTGGTTCTTAG
- a CDS encoding DUF3144 domain-containing protein, producing the protein MSDGGVQQSQHLELANRFVEIANAMLQEGGDAEAIGLAMTHAAANFTAFAAIQMEGSEDELKNVVGEYERLLFAYYKNRQPL; encoded by the coding sequence ATGAGCGATGGCGGCGTCCAACAGTCGCAGCATCTGGAACTGGCCAACAGGTTTGTCGAAATCGCCAACGCCATGCTGCAGGAAGGCGGCGATGCCGAGGCGATCGGCCTCGCCATGACCCATGCCGCCGCCAACTTCACCGCCTTCGCCGCCATACAAATGGAAGGCAGCGAAGACGAGTTGAAGAACGTCGTCGGCGAGTACGAGCGGCTTCTGTTTGCCTATTACAAAAACCGCCAGCCACTGTAG
- a CDS encoding 6,7-dimethyl-8-ribityllumazine synthase: protein MNQTTQTQDSYNIAFVKARWHADIVERCEEGFLDELRRRDWRAGRVDTFAVPGSLEIPLLARQLALRGDHAAIVASGLIVDGGIYRHDFVASTVIDALMRVQLETDVPVLSAVLTPHHFHEHAPHTAFFAEHFVTKGREAAQGCLAAIEGLARLAPESRMDFQDTKAMAS from the coding sequence ATGAATCAGACCACACAGACCCAAGACAGCTACAACATCGCTTTTGTCAAAGCACGTTGGCACGCCGACATCGTCGAGCGTTGTGAAGAGGGTTTCCTGGACGAGCTACGCCGGCGCGATTGGCGGGCCGGCCGGGTCGACACGTTTGCCGTACCCGGCTCGCTGGAGATACCGCTTCTGGCCCGCCAGCTCGCGCTGCGCGGCGACCACGCGGCGATCGTCGCGTCCGGCTTAATCGTCGACGGCGGCATCTATCGCCACGACTTCGTCGCGTCGACCGTGATCGATGCCTTGATGCGGGTTCAGCTTGAAACCGACGTGCCCGTGCTATCAGCGGTGCTGACGCCACACCACTTCCACGAACATGCGCCGCACACCGCCTTCTTCGCCGAGCACTTCGTGACCAAAGGTCGGGAAGCAGCGCAAGGCTGTCTCGCGGCGATCGAGGGGCTGGCGCGCCTTGCCCCTGAGAGCCGCATGGACTTTCAGGACACGAAAGCCATGGCGAGTTAA
- a CDS encoding acyl-CoA dehydrogenase: protein MSDYTAPLYDIRFALAAQAQFDDLAVLPGFEAADDGLVAALLEEAGKLAADVLAPTNRTGDLEGVRLENGVVRLPEGFDTAYRAYVDGGWNTLSFDPDYGGQGLPWTLSLVVQEMFEAANMAFAVGTLLTRGAVELLSHHGSAEQKALYLPNMIAGTWSGTMNLTEPQAGTDLARIRTRAERRDDGTYAVTGQKIFITYGEHELTANIVHLVLARLPDAPAGVKGISLFIVPKYVPRDDGTPGARNDLRAVSLEHKLGIVGSPTCVMAYGDDGGATGFLVGEENRGLEYMFTMMNNARVAVAVQGIAIAERAYQQALAFARDRVQGRRNGADATIIEHPDVRRMLLSMKSRIEAGRGLTFCAAAAFDRASKHPDPAVRQAAHARFDLLTPVTKAWCTDNAADITSTALQIHGGMGFVEETGAAQHYRDVRILPIYEGTNGIQAIDLLGRKVVRDGGAAARALFDEIDRVTNTARDNGFERLAAQLDEALGRLRDATDWIIATAATDNDMALASATTYQQLFGTVAGGWQMVCQALAAQERSDLGDHDFMAAKRATARFYMDQELPKAAALAAIVTQGAAAVHDAPDAVFS, encoded by the coding sequence ATGAGCGATTACACCGCCCCCTTGTACGACATTCGGTTTGCCTTGGCCGCCCAGGCGCAATTCGATGACCTCGCTGTCCTGCCCGGATTCGAGGCAGCGGATGACGGCCTTGTGGCGGCGCTTCTGGAGGAGGCCGGCAAGCTTGCAGCGGACGTGTTGGCGCCGACAAATAGAACCGGTGATCTGGAGGGCGTGCGACTGGAGAATGGTGTGGTCCGCTTGCCGGAGGGTTTCGATACGGCCTACCGCGCCTATGTCGATGGCGGCTGGAACACGCTGTCCTTCGATCCGGACTATGGCGGCCAGGGCCTGCCGTGGACCTTGTCGCTGGTGGTCCAGGAGATGTTCGAGGCCGCCAACATGGCGTTCGCCGTCGGCACGCTGCTGACCCGAGGCGCGGTCGAACTGCTGAGTCATCACGGTTCGGCCGAGCAGAAGGCTCTCTATCTGCCGAACATGATCGCCGGCACGTGGTCGGGCACCATGAACCTGACCGAGCCGCAGGCAGGGACGGATCTCGCGCGGATCCGGACCCGCGCCGAACGACGCGACGACGGGACCTACGCGGTGACGGGCCAGAAGATCTTCATCACCTATGGCGAGCACGAGCTGACCGCGAACATCGTGCATCTGGTGCTGGCGCGCCTGCCCGATGCGCCGGCTGGCGTCAAAGGCATCTCGCTCTTCATCGTGCCGAAGTATGTGCCCAGGGACGACGGCACGCCCGGTGCGCGCAACGATCTGCGCGCCGTGTCGCTGGAGCACAAGCTCGGCATCGTCGGCAGCCCGACCTGTGTCATGGCCTATGGCGATGACGGCGGCGCGACCGGCTTCCTGGTCGGCGAGGAGAACCGCGGGCTCGAGTACATGTTCACCATGATGAACAACGCCCGGGTCGCCGTCGCCGTTCAGGGTATCGCGATCGCCGAGCGCGCTTATCAGCAGGCCTTGGCCTTCGCGCGTGATCGCGTTCAGGGGCGGCGCAACGGTGCCGACGCTACGATCATCGAACACCCGGATGTCCGGCGCATGTTGCTGTCGATGAAGTCGCGCATCGAAGCGGGCCGAGGTTTAACGTTCTGCGCGGCCGCCGCATTCGACCGCGCCTCTAAGCACCCCGACCCGGCGGTGCGCCAGGCGGCCCACGCACGCTTCGATCTTCTGACGCCTGTCACCAAGGCCTGGTGCACCGACAACGCCGCCGACATCACGTCGACGGCTTTGCAGATTCATGGCGGCATGGGTTTCGTCGAGGAGACGGGCGCGGCCCAGCACTATCGCGACGTCCGCATTCTGCCCATTTATGAGGGCACCAACGGCATTCAGGCGATCGACCTCCTCGGCCGAAAGGTCGTGCGCGACGGTGGCGCGGCGGCCCGCGCGCTGTTTGACGAGATTGACCGCGTCACCAACACGGCGCGCGACAACGGTTTCGAACGCCTCGCTGCTCAATTGGACGAGGCTCTGGGTCGCCTGCGCGATGCGACCGACTGGATCATCGCGACGGCCGCCACCGACAACGACATGGCGCTTGCCTCGGCAACGACCTATCAGCAGTTGTTCGGTACTGTCGCCGGCGGCTGGCAGATGGTGTGCCAGGCGCTGGCCGCACAAGAGCGGTCAGATCTCGGCGACCACGATTTTATGGCGGCCAAACGGGCGACCGCCCGGTTCTACATGGATCAGGAGTTGCCCAAGGCCGCCGCGCTTGCCGCTATCGTCACGCAAGGCGCCGCCGCCGTGCACGATGCGCCGGACGCCGTATTCAGTTAA
- a CDS encoding DUF1835 domain-containing protein yields MTSTLHIRCGSDIRDGLGQAGVPGDFLEFSDPVCKGGTPAGDDDAFHAARLDYLTVELGVSRAQTDTGLREALNSLEQTRDYERVVLWFEHDIYDQAVLIRLLSWFADRPELEPRLNMISIDRFPGIDRFIGLGQLEPDQLKTLWGSERPVTPAQITLGRRAWQAFRAPEPLALFELAAAGTPDLPFLAPALMRHLRELPWTTDGLSLTERLTLRAIAEGAETPGQCFRDLHGHLEPQPFLGDIMYWPIVTGLARAKVGALTEPETWKSPIALTSLGNDLLDGKTDWVETNGIDRWVGGVHVRPGNLWRWDPSGSRPVKASA; encoded by the coding sequence ATGACCTCCACCCTTCACATCCGCTGCGGCTCCGACATTCGCGACGGGCTCGGCCAAGCCGGTGTTCCCGGCGACTTCCTGGAATTCTCCGATCCCGTCTGCAAGGGAGGCACGCCGGCCGGTGACGACGATGCCTTCCATGCCGCGCGTCTGGACTATCTGACCGTCGAGCTTGGTGTGTCCCGCGCGCAGACAGACACAGGCCTGCGCGAAGCGCTGAACAGCCTGGAGCAAACACGAGACTACGAGCGGGTCGTCCTGTGGTTCGAGCACGATATCTACGACCAGGCGGTCCTGATCCGCTTGCTCTCGTGGTTCGCTGATCGCCCCGAGCTTGAGCCGCGCCTCAACATGATCTCGATCGACCGCTTCCCCGGCATCGACCGTTTCATCGGCCTGGGTCAACTCGAACCCGACCAGTTGAAGACGTTGTGGGGCAGCGAACGACCGGTGACGCCGGCGCAGATTACCCTAGGCCGACGCGCCTGGCAGGCGTTCCGCGCGCCGGAACCCCTCGCACTGTTTGAGCTCGCGGCGGCGGGCACACCCGATCTGCCGTTCCTGGCGCCGGCCCTGATGCGCCATCTGCGAGAGCTGCCGTGGACGACGGATGGGCTCTCGCTCACCGAACGGTTGACGCTGCGTGCCATCGCGGAAGGTGCGGAGACGCCCGGCCAGTGTTTCCGCGACCTGCACGGCCACCTCGAGCCGCAGCCGTTCCTGGGCGATATCATGTACTGGCCGATCGTGACCGGGCTTGCCCGCGCCAAGGTTGGCGCGCTGACCGAGCCGGAGACCTGGAAATCACCGATCGCATTGACGTCGTTAGGCAACGATCTCCTTGACGGCAAGACCGACTGGGTCGAAACCAACGGCATCGACCGTTGGGTCGGTGGCGTGCACGTCAGGCCCGGTAATCTCTGGCGCTGGGATCCCTCCGGCAGCAGGCCGGTAAAAGCCTCCGCTTAA
- a CDS encoding flotillin domain-containing protein, whose amino-acid sequence MAIIDILILAGIALVALLTIGLIMARLYQRATKEISFVRTGMGGQKVVMNGGSLVFPVLHDTIPVNMNTLRLEVRRNDQQALITRDRMRVDVLAEFYVRVQPTADSIAAAAQTLGKRTMHPESLKELVEGKFVDALRAVAAEMAMEELHEQRVQFVQKVQTAVSEDLLKNGLELESVSLTGLDQTDRDFFNPNNAFDAAGLTKLTDEIEDRRKRRNEIERDTKVAIELKDLETERQSLQIGRDTEYARLEQTREVEVRRAAQVAEIAREQAEQEREAEQARIMATRDVEQSKIEAEREVEQARIEKDREVKERDINRNKAVELANQDREIAVAEKSKAQSVAQAEADRARAEAVREEELVITSRETEQAERQKIVELVEASRVAERDAIKIKVAAEAQKEAANDEADAIRTLAEAASEKVRIEATGESEAEKLKAVAAEIRYAVEAAGRKALNEADNTLTEEIVAMKVKLAIIENLQSIIRESVKPMEQIDGIKIVQVDGLTGNGNGGGGNGGAAVEGAGAGGGAGLADQVVASALRYRSQAPLIDALMKEVGLNADNLDGFVDSLKDEVGRSDAGD is encoded by the coding sequence ATGGCCATTATCGACATCCTTATCTTAGCAGGCATCGCCCTTGTCGCCCTGCTAACCATCGGGCTGATCATGGCGCGGCTCTACCAGCGCGCGACCAAGGAAATCTCGTTCGTGCGCACCGGCATGGGCGGTCAGAAGGTCGTCATGAACGGCGGCAGCCTGGTCTTCCCGGTGCTGCACGACACCATTCCCGTCAACATGAACACGCTGCGCCTGGAAGTGCGTCGCAACGATCAGCAGGCGCTGATTACCCGCGACCGCATGCGTGTCGACGTGCTGGCGGAGTTCTATGTCCGTGTCCAGCCGACCGCGGACTCGATTGCGGCCGCTGCCCAGACGCTGGGCAAGCGCACCATGCATCCGGAATCCTTGAAGGAACTGGTCGAAGGCAAGTTCGTCGACGCCTTGCGCGCGGTCGCCGCCGAGATGGCGATGGAGGAACTGCACGAACAACGCGTCCAATTCGTCCAGAAGGTCCAGACAGCGGTTTCCGAGGACCTGTTGAAGAACGGTCTGGAGCTTGAATCCGTGTCGCTGACCGGCCTCGACCAGACCGACCGCGACTTCTTCAACCCCAACAACGCGTTTGACGCCGCCGGTCTGACCAAACTGACCGACGAAATTGAAGACCGCCGCAAGCGGCGCAACGAGATCGAACGCGACACCAAGGTCGCGATCGAGTTGAAGGACCTGGAGACTGAGCGCCAGTCACTGCAGATCGGCCGCGACACCGAATACGCGCGCCTCGAACAGACCCGCGAGGTCGAAGTGCGCCGCGCCGCCCAGGTTGCCGAGATTGCCAGGGAGCAGGCCGAACAGGAGCGTGAGGCCGAACAGGCGCGCATCATGGCGACCCGCGACGTCGAGCAGTCGAAGATCGAGGCCGAGCGTGAGGTCGAACAGGCGCGCATTGAGAAAGACCGCGAGGTCAAGGAGCGCGACATCAACCGCAACAAGGCAGTCGAACTGGCAAACCAAGACCGCGAGATCGCCGTCGCCGAGAAGTCGAAGGCGCAATCGGTCGCCCAGGCCGAAGCCGACCGCGCGCGCGCCGAGGCAGTGCGCGAGGAGGAACTCGTCATCACCTCGCGCGAGACCGAACAGGCCGAGCGTCAGAAGATCGTCGAGCTGGTCGAGGCGAGCCGTGTCGCCGAACGCGACGCGATCAAGATCAAGGTCGCTGCCGAGGCCCAGAAAGAGGCCGCCAATGACGAGGCCGACGCCATCCGCACGCTCGCGGAAGCCGCGTCGGAAAAGGTGCGCATCGAGGCCACCGGCGAATCGGAGGCCGAGAAGCTGAAGGCCGTTGCGGCGGAGATCCGCTACGCGGTCGAAGCGGCCGGGCGCAAGGCGCTCAACGAGGCCGACAACACGCTGACCGAAGAAATCGTCGCGATGAAGGTGAAGCTCGCCATCATCGAGAACCTGCAGTCGATCATCCGCGAATCCGTCAAGCCGATGGAGCAGATCGACGGCATCAAGATCGTCCAGGTCGACGGCCTGACCGGCAACGGCAATGGCGGCGGCGGCAACGGTGGCGCCGCCGTCGAAGGCGCCGGCGCCGGCGGTGGTGCCGGCCTCGCTGACCAGGTGGTCGCCAGCGCGCTGCGTTATCGCAGCCAGGCGCCGCTGATCGACGCGCTGATGAAAGAGGTCGGCCTCAACGCCGACAACCTCGACGGGTTTGTCGACAGCTTGAAGGACGAGGTCGGCCGTAGCGACGCGGGGGACTAG
- a CDS encoding YqiJ family protein — MSSLLQPENVLFTTAIVVMLGIAVLEGVATLLGMGMSSFIDNMLPDTPDVDVDLDVDMDVDMDMDLDADAAIDAPELGHASALSSLLGWLCIGKVPALVLLVVLLTVFGLGGLIVQSIIVGVIGGPLTAWIVAPIVFIASLPVVRMFGLGFSKLIPKEETSAVTRDSFIGRVATITLGTAKKGMPAQAKLTDQHGQTHYVMVEPDVDGDVFDSGDQVLLVSGESAVFRAITATGAVLDTDS, encoded by the coding sequence ATGTCCAGCCTGTTGCAGCCCGAGAACGTTCTTTTCACGACGGCCATCGTCGTGATGCTCGGCATCGCCGTGCTTGAAGGCGTCGCGACACTGCTGGGCATGGGCATGTCGTCGTTCATCGACAACATGCTGCCCGACACGCCCGACGTGGACGTGGATCTGGATGTCGACATGGATGTCGATATGGACATGGACCTCGATGCCGATGCGGCTATCGACGCACCGGAGCTCGGACATGCCAGCGCGCTGTCGTCCCTGTTGGGTTGGCTGTGCATCGGCAAGGTGCCGGCGCTGGTTCTGCTCGTCGTCCTGCTGACCGTGTTCGGTCTGGGCGGGCTGATCGTGCAGTCGATCATCGTCGGCGTCATCGGTGGCCCCCTCACTGCGTGGATCGTCGCGCCCATCGTGTTCATCGCCAGCTTGCCGGTGGTGCGCATGTTCGGGCTCGGCTTCTCCAAGCTCATACCGAAGGAGGAAACATCCGCGGTGACGCGCGACAGCTTTATCGGCCGCGTCGCCACCATTACCCTGGGCACCGCCAAGAAAGGCATGCCGGCCCAGGCCAAGCTCACCGACCAGCACGGCCAGACCCACTACGTCATGGTCGAGCCGGATGTCGACGGCGACGTCTTCGATTCCGGCGACCAGGTGCTCTTGGTCAGCGGCGAAAGCGCGGTCTTCCGCGCCATCACGGCGACCGGTGCGGTGCTCGATACCGATAGCTAA
- a CDS encoding PspA/IM30 family protein, with protein MADNLGSRVGRLISGAANQVIDAAENMAPEAVMEQAVREIDKGIDDVRAELGKVVARKHLASNRLADENAKHNALSEKVQLAIKEGREDLAETAVGKLLDIEAQIPVLEQSIAQAGEDEAEMEGFITALQGRKREMQDELAQFRKAQKQSGAQSATGGSPAGPSVAESVSRAEKAFDRVMERSAGLAPGSSTPDAKTAKELAELDDLSRKNRIQERLSQFKSSAS; from the coding sequence ATGGCTGATAATCTTGGATCACGCGTTGGCCGTCTGATCAGCGGCGCTGCTAATCAGGTAATCGACGCGGCAGAGAACATGGCGCCCGAAGCGGTCATGGAACAGGCCGTGCGTGAAATCGACAAAGGCATCGACGACGTCCGCGCCGAACTCGGCAAGGTCGTCGCGCGCAAGCACCTGGCGTCGAACCGGCTTGCCGACGAGAACGCCAAACACAACGCGCTTTCCGAAAAGGTCCAGCTTGCGATCAAGGAAGGCCGTGAGGACCTGGCCGAGACGGCGGTTGGCAAACTGCTCGATATCGAGGCGCAGATCCCGGTGCTCGAACAGTCGATTGCCCAGGCCGGCGAAGACGAAGCTGAGATGGAAGGTTTCATCACGGCGCTTCAAGGCCGCAAGCGCGAAATGCAGGACGAGCTCGCTCAGTTCCGCAAAGCGCAGAAGCAAAGCGGAGCGCAAAGCGCGACCGGCGGCAGCCCGGCCGGCCCCAGTGTCGCCGAGTCGGTGAGCCGGGCCGAGAAAGCCTTCGACCGCGTGATGGAGCGTTCGGCGGGTCTTGCCCCCGGCAGCTCGACGCCTGACGCGAAGACGGCCAAAGAGCTCGCCGAGCTCGACGACCTCTCGCGCAAGAACCGCATTCAGGAGCGGTTGAGCCAATTCAAGTCAAGCGCGTCCTGA
- a CDS encoding alpha/beta hydrolase translates to MALDLTVDGKKVFAATGGKTFDPSLPVMMFVHGASMNRTVWALPARYFAHHGYAVMAVDLPGHGNSEGPPLPTISAIGDWLIAALDAAGVERTTLVGHSMGTLPLIDAAARHGDRIERVVLLGTSVPMPVADALLDNAEANNHAAFDMVTLWGFSKKAQIGGNRAPGTWVTETGLRLLERGAPGVLHNDMKACNDYQSGLEDAAKIACPAVLILGDRDMMTPPRNAKSLMEALPNGRMIVLKGCGHMMMAEQPDETLDAMIEAMAP, encoded by the coding sequence ATGGCGCTCGATCTCACCGTCGACGGCAAAAAGGTCTTCGCGGCGACCGGGGGCAAAACCTTCGACCCCAGCCTGCCGGTCATGATGTTTGTCCACGGCGCCAGCATGAACCGGACGGTCTGGGCGCTGCCGGCGCGTTACTTCGCCCATCACGGTTATGCGGTGATGGCGGTCGACCTGCCCGGGCACGGTAACTCGGAAGGCCCGCCCCTGCCGACCATCAGCGCCATCGGCGACTGGCTGATCGCCGCCCTGGACGCGGCCGGCGTCGAACGCACCACGCTGGTCGGACACTCCATGGGCACCCTGCCCCTGATTGACGCGGCCGCGCGCCACGGCGATCGCATTGAGCGTGTCGTGCTGCTCGGTACGTCGGTGCCGATGCCGGTCGCCGATGCGCTGCTGGATAACGCCGAGGCCAACAACCACGCGGCGTTCGACATGGTGACGCTGTGGGGCTTCAGCAAAAAAGCACAGATCGGCGGCAACCGGGCGCCCGGCACCTGGGTGACGGAGACCGGCCTGCGTTTGTTGGAGCGCGGCGCACCGGGCGTGCTGCACAACGACATGAAGGCCTGCAACGACTATCAGTCGGGCCTCGAAGACGCCGCCAAGATCGCCTGCCCGGCGGTCCTCATCCTGGGCGACCGCGACATGATGACACCGCCGCGCAACGCCAAGAGCCTGATGGAGGCGTTGCCCAACGGCCGCATGATTGTGCTCAAGGGCTGCGGCCACATGATGATGGCCGAGCAGCCGGACGAGACCCTTGACGCCATGATCGAGGCGATGGCGCCCTAA
- a CDS encoding O-acetylhomoserine aminocarboxypropyltransferase — translation MALPNYPGFDTLTLHAGQQPDPVTGSRAVPIYQTTSYVFRDVDQAAALFNLERPGHIYSRISNPTVAVLEERVAALEGGVGAVCTASGQAALHLAIVTLMDQGSHIVASGSIYGGSHNMFNYTLPRFGIETTFVNPRDTEAIKNAIRPETRLIFGETLGNPGLEVMDIPKVSVIAHDHGIPLMVDNTFASPALAQPLTMGADIVMHSATKFMGGHGVAIGGVIVDRGAFDWEASGKFPTLTEPYAGYHGIDFAEEFGPNALLMRARAEGVRDFGACLSPTNAFHILQGVETLPLRMARHVENTRKIVAFLDGHDAIESVGYPELESHPDHALAKKLLPHGCGAIFSFVLKGGRPAGAKFIEALQLFSHLANVGDAKSLVIHPASTTHQQMDAAALEAAGISEGLVRLSVGLEDPNDLIEDLERGLRAAKKV, via the coding sequence ATGGCACTACCCAATTATCCAGGTTTCGACACGCTGACGCTGCATGCCGGCCAGCAACCCGATCCCGTAACCGGCTCGCGCGCCGTGCCGATCTACCAGACGACATCCTATGTCTTCCGCGACGTCGATCAGGCCGCCGCGCTCTTCAACCTGGAGCGGCCGGGCCACATCTATTCGCGCATCTCGAATCCGACCGTGGCGGTGCTGGAGGAGCGGGTCGCCGCGCTCGAGGGCGGCGTCGGCGCCGTCTGCACCGCAAGCGGACAGGCGGCGCTGCATCTGGCGATAGTGACGCTGATGGACCAGGGCAGCCATATCGTGGCGTCCGGCTCGATCTATGGCGGCAGCCACAACATGTTCAACTACACCCTGCCGCGCTTCGGCATCGAGACGACCTTCGTCAACCCGCGCGACACCGAGGCGATCAAAAATGCCATCCGGCCGGAGACCCGGCTGATCTTCGGCGAGACGCTCGGCAACCCGGGCCTGGAGGTGATGGACATCCCCAAGGTCTCGGTGATCGCGCACGATCACGGCATTCCGCTGATGGTCGACAACACCTTCGCCTCGCCGGCGCTGGCCCAGCCGCTGACCATGGGCGCCGACATCGTCATGCATTCGGCGACCAAATTCATGGGCGGGCACGGCGTCGCCATCGGCGGCGTCATCGTCGACCGCGGCGCCTTCGACTGGGAGGCGTCGGGCAAGTTCCCGACGCTCACCGAACCTTACGCCGGCTATCACGGCATCGACTTCGCCGAGGAGTTCGGGCCCAACGCCTTGCTGATGCGCGCGCGGGCCGAGGGTGTGCGCGATTTCGGCGCCTGCCTGAGCCCGACCAACGCCTTTCACATTCTGCAGGGCGTCGAAACGCTGCCGCTGCGTATGGCGCGCCATGTCGAGAACACGAGGAAGATCGTCGCCTTCCTGGACGGCCACGACGCCATCGAATCTGTTGGCTATCCCGAGCTGGAAAGCCATCCCGATCACGCGCTCGCCAAGAAGCTGTTGCCCCACGGCTGCGGCGCGATCTTCAGCTTTGTCTTGAAGGGCGGGCGACCTGCGGGCGCCAAGTTCATCGAGGCGCTGCAGCTTTTCTCCCATCTCGCCAATGTCGGCGACGCGAAGTCGCTCGTCATTCATCCGGCCAGCACGACGCATCAGCAGATGGATGCCGCCGCACTGGAAGCAGCCGGCATCTCCGAGGGCCTGGTCCGGCTCTCGGTCGGGCTGGAGGATCCGAACGATCTGATCGAGGATCTCGAACGCGGCCTGCGTGCCGCCAAGAAGGTTTGA